One Bombilactobacillus folatiphilus genomic window, TTATCTTCTTCAAACTCATTTTAACGAAGAGATTTAACAAAACCATGAATATTTTTTCAAATTATTGTTAATTGCGTAGCTTGTTGCGCGTAAGTATCATGCAACCAAAAATCATGGTCTACACCATAATCATGTTGCTGTAACAGCTCACTGACCGTTTGATGAGCTAATTTGGGCAAATTATTTTCCGGACTCAAATGGCCCAGAAAAACTTGCTTTGTTTGATTACCAATGACATCCATTAAAGCATTGGCACCATCAAGATTAGACAAATGCCCCTCATCACTAATAATGCGCTGCTTTAATGACCATGGGTAATATCCTTGGCGCAACATTTCCAAATCATGATTACACTCCATCAAAAAACCATCTGCATTTTGAATAATATATTTCACACGATCAGATACATAACCCGTATCCGTTAAATCAACAAAAGAATGGTCTTGGTAATGAAAATTATAAAATTGCGGATCAATTGCATCATGAGATACACTGAAACTTTCGATATCCAAATCGCCCAACGTTAAAACGGAATTAGCTTCAAACAAATGTTGCTGATGACTATCAACAGGACCTATTTTAGCACGCATTGCCTGCCACGTCTTGGCGTTTGCATACACATCCAAGCCGTAACGTCTAGCCAAAATCCCCACACCACGAATATGATCACTATGCTCATGAGTAACCAAAATCGCATCTAACTGTTGAATATCTTCACCAATACTGGCCAACAAATCTTTAATCTTCTTGCCTGACAAACCCGCATCGACCAATATCCGCTTGTTCGGTGTTTTGATATATAAAGAATTGCCTTGGCTGCTGCTAGCTAAAACACTAATCTGCATGACTGCGGTCATTGACATAGCCTCCTTTTGTTTGATCAACTTTGATTACCGCACCGCTAAAAGCGTTCACCTGTCGAATTTGGGTTGAACGCATTCCTTTCGGAACAAATGCTACATACCACACCGGAATATAAATAGTATTATTTTTAAATTTCATCAATTTAGCATATGCCAAATCAGCCCACTTCAATTGAGAATTATTGGGAATCTCATTATTCGTGTATAAATTATAGACCGCCCGTTGCTCACTAATAGTATTTTGCTTCTCGCGCAACACATTCATCGCGTTCACATAAGTTTGTTCGTAACTAACTAACCGATTATTGATAATTTTGAAAGTCACGCGCCCTGTATTTTCGTACAAACGACCCAGTTTAACTTTTTGCACAAAAACAACATTATTGTCAGATGATAAATGTCGACAATATTCATATTCTTGGCCCTTGGTGACATTTTGCGTTTTTTTAATATAACGCTTCAAAGTTGGTACTATTGTTTGGGGGGTAAGCACCAAGGGATTATTCAAGTAACAATTCAATTGCTTTTTAATTTCGTCATAACTCCAAGTAATATTACGCAATTTGACCTGATCATTTCTTAAAACATGCTGATCATCTTGGCTTGCCAAATAATAACCTTCGCCCACACGCTTATCCAACTTACTGTTAATTGTAATATTATCTTGATTCATTTCCTTTTCCAAAGTGGTCGAACCAACATTATTCGTGTTCACCACTTGATTACGCGTCTGACGATATGAGGTAAACAAAAAAATATCCAGCGCAATAAAAACGCATAAGAAAATAATTTCAATTCGGCGAAAATCCATTATTGCCTCCCTCGATTCAACCAATCATTGAACGTCTTCCATTGATTATTAATCAAAATATAATATTCAGGTGTCAAATCCACAATTTCCTTATTTTGATCATCTGCCGCCCAAGTATAGCCAATCAACACTTTTTGAATATTCTTGGAACTGTAACCTGCATGTGTCAATTGCTCAATTACTGTGTGCGTAGAAGGCAATTGCACCGGTGCTTGTTCTGTTGGTAACGGTACTTGCAAATTTTTCTTGGAAAAATAAGCCGTCTGGGCATCATTTGAATAATTAATCGTGACCGCGCCAAATTTACTTTGATTAAAAATGGGAAAACCATTGACATACGTGCGGAAAACTAATTGCGTATTATTTTGACTGTGAGAAAACAAATACAAATTATTCAAGGAATTCCCGACATTTGATAACAGCTGAAACGACTGATTCAACAAATCTGGAATATTTTTAGGCATATCTGTTTTAGAATAATCACTGTAAGTTACTGCTTTAATTTTATTATCAACCACTAAACTGCGATTATCACCATTTCGATAGACCGTCAAATTACCGTTTTTACGTGTTGAAATATTGGCATCCTGACGCGAATTCAACAAATTAGTCACGTAAAAATTATTGGTTTGCTTTGAAAGTAAGTAACTGACTTTAGCCAAACGTATCGGCTTATCATAATAAAGTGAAATATTTTTGGCTTCTTGATGAAAAAACACTGGTGTTTTAAAGTTTTTCCGATTGACCATCTGACTTAACTTGGTAACTTCAAATTGACTCTGATCTAAATAATAGACAGTAAAAGTGCGGTCATCTAGTAAAAATAGCCGCAAATGGTTGCCTTTTTGTTGAATCAAAATCCGATTAAAATTGATATCTCGGCGCAAACGGCGATCAGTCTGATTCATGACCCGCATTAAGGAATTAAAAGTGAACGTTGAAGGATAAATTAATTGTAAGGAAGAATCAAATCGGAGATATCTTTGATAACGCTGACTATTCTGCGTCACAATTTTGCGTGGATCTTTGAATTGAGCTCTTTGCAAAACTTTCATCGTACTATTAATCATATTCGACTGGTTATTGCTAGCTACATACTGCTTGTGATGCTGGGTTAAAACCATTTTGGTAGGCGCAAAAATTGTCCCCATATCTTTTTTAATCGCAGTACTGCGCTGATTAACATGATGTGTCCGACTGACATTGGGAAGTGCCTGTTGATATTTCGCATTGTTGGTCCAAATCATCCACGACAAAATCAAACTAATTAACACGGCAATCATCAATAAGATTCGCAAGACCCAATTATTCAACTGTTTCATCCCATAAATCCTCACTTTCTTTAGGATCATACGGTAACGAAATGTAAAAAGTTGAACCGCGATTTTCCGCACTATTCACCCAAATATGCCCGCCTTGAGCTTCAATGACTTCCTTGGAAATGGCCAAACCTAAGCCCGTGCCGCCTTGTTGACGCGAACGAGCTTTATCAACCCGATAAAAACGATCAAACACACGCTTAATATCTTTGCGCGGAATACCTAAGCCTTGATCTGAAATACTCAAAATCACATTATGATTGGTATCCAACAAACGACAAGTGATTAAACCGCCATTCGGTGAGTATTTGAGCGCATTATTCATAATATTATCAATTGCTTGAGTCATCTTATCAGGATCAATTTCGACCCACAGATCACGCTTAGTCAAAATGCGCTTAATCTGATACGTCTTGACCGATTGATTTTCTGATTGGGCGCGTTGAGCTTCTTTTTGAATCATCAAATCGAACCGATCCAAAATATAATTGAACATTTCGTTAAAATTAACGAGTTCAACATTCATTTTGGCAGTTCCTTGATCTAATCGCGACAAACTCAATAAAGAATTAACCATGCGAATCATACGTTCTGTCTCTTCTTGTGTAACTTTCAAAAACCGAGGCGCCAAATTTTGATTTTGCCAAGCTCCGTCATTTAACGTTTCAATATAACTGCGCAAACTGGTTAAGGGCGTCCGCAACTCATGCGAGACATTAGAGACAAATTCCCGTCGATCTTGATCAATTTTTTGTTGTTCAGTCACGTCGTGTAACACACAGATAATCCCAGTGACAAAACCCGTGTTGCGTTTAATTAAGGAGAAATCTGCCTGCAAAATCAAATCTTCGCCATCAATCTTATTTTCCGGCTCAATAATCCGCTCGGTTTGATTCTCCAACAAGTTTTCAAAGGTGGTATGGTCACTAATACCTAATACGTCAACCAAATTCTGATTTTCAACTTCGTCCATCGCAACATCCAAAAACTCACAAGCTGTTTCATTAATAATAGTAATTTTACCATGGCGATTCGTGGCCACCACGCCATCAGACATTTGGCTTAAAACGCCATCCAAACGCCTTCTTTCCGCGGCAGAATTTTCTTGTTCTTCTTCAACTTTCACCGACAAATCATTCACGGCAATCGCCAATTGTCCCAATTCGTCTTCACTATAAACTCGGACTTGCCCAGAATAATCGCCTTTAGACATCCGAATCGCTTGACGCTGCATTTCAGCAATCGGTCGCGTAATCGCGCGCGCCACGACAATTGAAATCAAAGCCCCCAAAACGCCCGCGACCAAGGACGCAACAAAAAAGATAAATACAATCCGATTAATATTCCTATAAACCTGATCCATATTTGCGCGGACATAGACTGCCCCTACTGTCGAATTGTTGTCACCACTAGAACTCAACAGAGGTGTGATGGACAAGTAATAGCTCCCGTCACGATCACTATGGGAAATCTGAGTTACTTTGCGGCCAGAATAAATTACATCTTTAATTTGAGAATTAGCCGTTCTTTTGCCAATGGACGTCGGATTATTACCATTTTTAATCGCCACAATACGCCCACGACTGTCCACAACTTCCATTTCGGAAATCTGAATATTCGTGAAATCTTGTACGGTGGCACGAATATTGCGGCGAGCCTTAGCCGTATTGCTTGTTAAGTTGACCGCCAAAGGCGTCGTCACCCAAGATGGTAGTTGTACTTGCGCCTCAAAAGCTTCCACATTTTGTTGTTCCAAACGATGCACAAAATAAGCTCCGATAATTTCAATCGTACTTAAAAGTAATAAAATAAAAACTAGTGCAATTTTAAACTGCATTGAACTAAAAAATTTTGTTCGCCGTGTCACGCTTTTGCCTCAGTCTTTTGGTTTAATCTTCTTTTTGATTTGTATCCGATTTCAAATAATAACCCACACCGCGCCGCGTAATTAAATACTCGGGCTTACTTGGATCATCTTCAACTTTTTCGCGCAAACGACGAATTGTAACATCCACCGTCCGAACATCGCCAAAATAATCGTAACCCCACACTGTCTGTAACAAATTTTCACGGGTCATAACTTGTCCAATATGCTGAGCCAGATAATAGAGCAATTCAAATTCCCGATGCGTTAATTCCAGTTCACACTCGTTTTTGGTGACTGTATAGGCATCCGGTAAAATCACCAAGGCGCCAACTTTAATATTCGTCGTTTCTGATTCGTTTGCATTACTTAAATTAACTTTTTGTCGGCGTAAATTAGCCTTCACCCGCGCCACCAGTTCACGATTGGAAAAAGGTTTAGTGACATAATCATCGGCTCCCATCTCCAAACCCAGTACTTTATCTAATTCTGAATCTTTGGCCGTCAACATAATAATCGGGGTATCTTTGGTCTTACGCACTTGACGTGCAACCTCTAGGCCGTCAACTTTAGGTAACATTAAATCGAGAATAATTAAATCAGGATTTTCCTGATCCACTTTATCTAAAGCCGCTTCACCGTCAAAAGCAACTACGGTTTCAAAACCTTCTTTATCGAGATTATACTTGATAATATCCGAGATAGGTTTTTCATCATCAACAATTAAAACTTTATTCGCCATAGGACAGAAAACCTCCTTGCTTTCTTGTGTACAGTATACTAAGTTTTAGCTTATCTGACAAAATTCTTTAAATTTGGATTGCCAAGATTCTAAAAATATGCTAGTATACTTATTGTACTTTTCGGGTGGTTAGCTCAGCTGGCAGAGCAACGGACTCTTAATCCGTGGGTCCAGGGTTCGATCCCCTGACCACCCATCAGGATAATATTAAAAGCGGTCATACCAATTTTTTAATTGGTATGACCGCTTTTTTGTGTTCTCAATTATTTCCTGGGAAATAAATGTAATTTGGCAATCCGCGCACAAGCTTCGCTATACCTTGGTTCATCAATCAACAACCCAATTCGTACATAACCTTCACCTTGTGCCCCAAAACCTGTGCCCGGTGCCACGGCAACGCCTGCTTCATCTAATAGTATATCTGCAAATTCTTGACTAGTCAGACCAACAGGTGTCGGCATCCATGCATAAAAAGTTCCACCAGTGGGGACAGGTTCCCAACCAATTTTACGAGCAGCTGCGTTAAAATCATCATGTCGCCGCTGATAGCGGGTAACTAATTGCCGTACACTTGCTTGATCACTGTTTAAAGCTGCAACCCCCGCCTGTTGAATTGCTGGGAAAACACTCACGAACAAATGATCTTGAATCAAATTCAACGCTTCAATCATTTCTGCATTGCCCGCGGCAAAACCCAGTCGCCAACCGGCCATATTGT contains:
- the walK gene encoding cell wall metabolism sensor histidine kinase WalK, translated to MTRRTKFFSSMQFKIALVFILLLLSTIEIIGAYFVHRLEQQNVEAFEAQVQLPSWVTTPLAVNLTSNTAKARRNIRATVQDFTNIQISEMEVVDSRGRIVAIKNGNNPTSIGKRTANSQIKDVIYSGRKVTQISHSDRDGSYYLSITPLLSSSGDNNSTVGAVYVRANMDQVYRNINRIVFIFFVASLVAGVLGALISIVVARAITRPIAEMQRQAIRMSKGDYSGQVRVYSEDELGQLAIAVNDLSVKVEEEQENSAAERRRLDGVLSQMSDGVVATNRHGKITIINETACEFLDVAMDEVENQNLVDVLGISDHTTFENLLENQTERIIEPENKIDGEDLILQADFSLIKRNTGFVTGIICVLHDVTEQQKIDQDRREFVSNVSHELRTPLTSLRSYIETLNDGAWQNQNLAPRFLKVTQEETERMIRMVNSLLSLSRLDQGTAKMNVELVNFNEMFNYILDRFDLMIQKEAQRAQSENQSVKTYQIKRILTKRDLWVEIDPDKMTQAIDNIMNNALKYSPNGGLITCRLLDTNHNVILSISDQGLGIPRKDIKRVFDRFYRVDKARSRQQGGTGLGLAISKEVIEAQGGHIWVNSAENRGSTFYISLPYDPKESEDLWDETVE
- a CDS encoding MBL fold metallo-hydrolase, producing the protein MSMTAVMQISVLASSSQGNSLYIKTPNKRILVDAGLSGKKIKDLLASIGEDIQQLDAILVTHEHSDHIRGVGILARRYGLDVYANAKTWQAMRAKIGPVDSHQQHLFEANSVLTLGDLDIESFSVSHDAIDPQFYNFHYQDHSFVDLTDTGYVSDRVKYIIQNADGFLMECNHDLEMLRQGYYPWSLKQRIISDEGHLSNLDGANALMDVIGNQTKQVFLGHLSPENNLPKLAHQTVSELLQQHDYGVDHDFWLHDTYAQQATQLTII
- the yycF gene encoding response regulator YycF, with the translated sequence MANKVLIVDDEKPISDIIKYNLDKEGFETVVAFDGEAALDKVDQENPDLIILDLMLPKVDGLEVARQVRKTKDTPIIMLTAKDSELDKVLGLEMGADDYVTKPFSNRELVARVKANLRRQKVNLSNANESETTNIKVGALVILPDAYTVTKNECELELTHREFELLYYLAQHIGQVMTRENLLQTVWGYDYFGDVRTVDVTIRRLREKVEDDPSKPEYLITRRGVGYYLKSDTNQKED
- a CDS encoding YycH family regulatory protein, whose amino-acid sequence is MKQLNNWVLRILLMIAVLISLILSWMIWTNNAKYQQALPNVSRTHHVNQRSTAIKKDMGTIFAPTKMVLTQHHKQYVASNNQSNMINSTMKVLQRAQFKDPRKIVTQNSQRYQRYLRFDSSLQLIYPSTFTFNSLMRVMNQTDRRLRRDINFNRILIQQKGNHLRLFLLDDRTFTVYYLDQSQFEVTKLSQMVNRKNFKTPVFFHQEAKNISLYYDKPIRLAKVSYLLSKQTNNFYVTNLLNSRQDANISTRKNGNLTVYRNGDNRSLVVDNKIKAVTYSDYSKTDMPKNIPDLLNQSFQLLSNVGNSLNNLYLFSHSQNNTQLVFRTYVNGFPIFNQSKFGAVTINYSNDAQTAYFSKKNLQVPLPTEQAPVQLPSTHTVIEQLTHAGYSSKNIQKVLIGYTWAADDQNKEIVDLTPEYYILINNQWKTFNDWLNRGRQ
- a CDS encoding two-component system regulatory protein YycI yields the protein MDFRRIEIIFLCVFIALDIFLFTSYRQTRNQVVNTNNVGSTTLEKEMNQDNITINSKLDKRVGEGYYLASQDDQHVLRNDQVKLRNITWSYDEIKKQLNCYLNNPLVLTPQTIVPTLKRYIKKTQNVTKGQEYEYCRHLSSDNNVVFVQKVKLGRLYENTGRVTFKIINNRLVSYEQTYVNAMNVLREKQNTISEQRAVYNLYTNNEIPNNSQLKWADLAYAKLMKFKNNTIYIPVWYVAFVPKGMRSTQIRQVNAFSGAVIKVDQTKGGYVNDRSHAD